Proteins from a genomic interval of Chanodichthys erythropterus isolate Z2021 chromosome 8, ASM2448905v1, whole genome shotgun sequence:
- the LOC137025312 gene encoding zinc finger protein OZF-like, with the protein MEFIKEENVDVKIEETFSVKHEETEEQTDLMVLREEDQDLNDMKEKDLNEKQHDFKTEEKYFNSSLTEKTSSQKRAQNTETSSDFICKQCGKSFCQHKYFEVHMGVHRGKKPYTCQECGKSCRQKGHLTDHMRVHTGEKPYTCPQCGKSFRYKGQFKAHIRIHTGEKPYICHHCGKSFNQPGSLNMHMRIHTGDNRYLCDRCGKSFRYKETLKYHMGLHL; encoded by the exons atggagtttattaaagaggagaatGTAGAtgtgaagattgaagaaacattcagtgtgaaacatgaagaaactgaggaacaaacag acCTGATGGTGCTGAGAGAGGAGGATCAAGATCTGAATGACATGAAAGAGAAAGATCTGAATGAGAAACAGCATGATTTCAAAActgaagaaaaatattttaattccTCACTGACTGAAAAGACTTCCTCACAAAAAAGAGCTCAAAATACAGAAACTAGCAGTGATTTCATCTgcaaacagtgtggaaagagtttctgtCAGCATAAATACTTTGAAGTCCACATGGGAGTTCACAGGGGAaagaagccttacacctgccaagagtgtggaaagagttgcAGACAAAAAGGACACCTTACAgaccacatgagagttcacactggagagaaaccctacacatgccctcagtgtggaaagagtttccgTTACAAAGGACAATTTAAAGCCCACATAAGAATTCACACAGGAGAGAAACCCTACATATGCCATcattgtggaaagagtttcaaccAACCAGGAAGTCTTAACatgcacatgagaattcacactggagataATCGGTACCTATGCGATcgatgtggaaagagttttagaTATAAAGAAACCCTAAAGTACCACATGGGCCTTCACTTATGA